A window of the Bos indicus x Bos taurus breed Angus x Brahman F1 hybrid chromosome X, Bos_hybrid_MaternalHap_v2.0, whole genome shotgun sequence genome harbors these coding sequences:
- the GPKOW gene encoding G-patch domain and KOW motifs-containing protein, which yields MADAEDGVLRPAGSSTAPISFSFNRTSARRWLAGDAAPEEKDFLKTVEGRELQSVKPSEAPKELVIPLIQNGHRRQPPTQAPGPSTHTEVLMDGMLSQAVKELIEESKKSLEERENTGVDPTLAIPMIQKGCTPNREGTDSEPQAETVPEEADYEAVPVEAYGLAMLRGMGWKPGEGIGRTFSQVVKPRVNSLRPKGLGLGANLTEVQAQAQAPASPYRLPRPDEEQEKDKEDQPKGLVPGGAVVVLSGPHRGLYGKVEGLDPDNVRAMVRLAVGSRMVTVSEYCLRPVSQKEFDKNLNLSQVSRTSPGEHHRTTSPRKTLRDQDSHICWEDAERKRKHHPDRQDGPATKNEKAAPRSQHWLHRDLRVRFVDKLHKGGQYYNTKMTIEDVLSPDTCVCRTDEGQVLEGLREDMLETLVPKVPGDQVMVVLGQWAGRVGRLLDRDRARSRALVQLQREDRVVELHYDAICQFVGLWDVEED from the exons ATGGCGGACGCCGAAGATGGTGTTTTGCGGCCGGCGGGGTCTTCCACTGCCCCAATTTCCTTCAGCTTCAATCGCACGTCCGCCCGGAGATGGCTAGCGGGAGACGCGGCTCCGGAGGAGAAGGATTTCTTGAAGACCGTGGAAGGCCGGGAGCTGCAGAG TGTGAAGCCCTCAGAAGCCCCCAAGGAACTTGTCATCCCTTTGATCCAGAATGGCCATCGAAGGCAGCCACCGACCCAGGCCCCTGGGCCATCCACACATACTGAGGTCTTGATGGATGGGATGCTGTCCCAGGCTGTGAAGGAGCTCATTGAGG AATCCAAGAAGTctctggaggagagagagaatacaGGTGTCGACCCCACACTTGCTATCCCCATGATCCAGAAAGGATGCACCCCCAACCGAGAAGGGACAGACAGCGAACCCCAGGCTGAGACA GTGCCGGAGGAGGCTGATTACGAGGCAGTGCCTGTAGAGGCCTATGGGCTGGCCATGCTGCGGGGCATGGGCTGGAAACCTGGCGAGGGCATTGGCCGGACCTTCAGTCA AGTAGTGAAGCCCCGTGTCAATTCACTGAGGCCCAAGGGATTAGGACTGGGCGCCAACCTGACCGAggtccaggcccaggcccaggcccctgCCAGCCCCTACCGCCTGCCGAGGCCAGATGAGGAGCAAGAGAAGGATAAGGAAGACCAGCCTAAAGGACTGGTGCCTGGAGGAGCTGTGGTGGTTCTTTCTGGCCCCCACCGAGGCCTCTATGGGAAG GTGGAAGGCCTTGATCCTGACAATGTTCGAGCCATGGTCCGTCTGGCTGTGGGGAGCCGCATGGTGACTGTTAGTGAGTATTGCCTGCGGCCTGTCTCCCAGAAGGAGTTTGACAAGAACTTGAATCTGA GTCAGGTGAGCAGAACTTCCCCTGGGGAACACCACAGAACAACCTCACCACGGAAGACCCTCCGGGATCAGGACAGCCACATATGCTGGGAGGATGCAGAGAGGAAGCGGAAACACCATCCAGACCG ACAAGATGGGCCTGCGACCAAGAATGAGAAAGCAGCCCCCCGAAGTCAGCACTGGCTGCACAGGGATCTGCGAGTGCGGTTTGTGGACAAGCTGCACAAGGGCGGCCAGTATTACAACACCAAG ATGACAATTGAAGACGTCCTGAGCCCAGATACCTGTGTGTGTCGGACAGATGAAGGCCAGGTCTTGGAAG GCCTGAGGGAAGACATGTTGGAGACCCTGGTCCCCAAGGTCCCAGGCGACCAGGTGATGGTGGTGCTGGGGCAATGGGCTGGAAGG GTGGGCCGTCTGCTGGACCGGGACAGAGCACGGAGCCGGGCTCTGGTACAGCTGCAGAGAGAAGACAGAGTGGTGGAGCTTCACTATGATGCCATCTGCCAGTTTGTGGGCCTCTGGGACGTGGAGGAAGACTGA